Proteins co-encoded in one Eubalaena glacialis isolate mEubGla1 unplaced genomic scaffold, mEubGla1.1.hap2.+ XY scaffold_623, whole genome shotgun sequence genomic window:
- the LOC133083704 gene encoding muscarinic acetylcholine receptor M5-like: MEGESYHNATTVNGTPVNHQPLERHRLWEVITIAAVTAVVSLITIVGNVLVMISFKVNSQLKTVNNYYLLSLACADLIIGIFSMNLYTTYILMGHWALGSLACDLWLALDYVASNASVMNLLVISFDRYFSITRPLTYRAKRTPKRAGIMIGLAWLISFILWAPAILCWQYLVGEQTVPPDECQIQFLSEPTITFGTAIAAFYIPVSVMTILYCRIYQETEKRTKDLADLQGSDCVAETEKRKPAQEALLTSCFSCPQPTLAQRERNQASWSSSCRSTSVTAKPSRATGPSTEWGKAEQLTTCSSYPSSEDEDKPTTDPVFQVVYKSQAKESPREEFSAEETKETFVNAQTEKNDYDTQKYFLSPAAAHRPKSQKCMAYKFRLVVKANGTQDTNNSCRKVKIMPCSFPVSKDPSAKGLDPNLSHQMTKRKRMVLVKERKAAQTLSAILLAFIITWTPYNIMVLVSTFCDKCVPVTLWHLGYWLCYVNSTVNPICYALCNRTFRKTFKMLLLCRWKKKKVEEKLYWQGNSKLP; this comes from the coding sequence ATGGAAGGGGAATCTTACCACAATGCTACTACCGTCAATGGCACCCCAGTGAATCACCAGCCTTTGGAACGCCACAGGTTGTGGGAAGTCATCACCATCGCAGCTGTGACAGCTGTGGTGAGCCTGATCACCATCGTGGGCAACGTCTTAGTCATGATCTCTTTCAAAGTCAACAGTCAGCTGAAGACAGTTAACAACTATTACCTGCTCAGCTTAGCCTGTGCAGATCTCATCATTGGGATCTTCTCCATGAACCTCTACACTACCTACATCCTCATGGGACACTGGGCTCTCGGCAGTCTGGCTTGTGACCTTTGGCTTGCACTGGACTACGTGGCCAGCAATGCTTCTGTCATGAACCTTCTGGTGATCAGTTTTGACCGATACTTTTCTATCACAAGACCCCTGACGTATCGGGCCAAGCGTACCCCAAAGAGGGCTGGCATCATGATTGGCTTGGCCTGGCTGATCTCCTTCATCCTCTGGGCGCCAGCGATCCTCTGCTGGCAGTACTTGGTTGGGGAGCAGACGGTCCCACCAGATGAGTGCCAGATCCAGTTCCTCTCGGAGCCCACCATCACTTTTGGCACTGCCATCGCTGCATTCTACATCCCTGTTTCTGTCATGACAATCCTCTACTGCCGAATCTACCAGGAAACAGAGAAGCGAACCAAGGACCTGGCTGACCTCCAGGGCTCTGACTGCGTGGCTGAAACTGAGAAGAGAAAGCCAGCTCAGGAGGCTCTGCTCACGTCCTGCTTTAGCTGCCCCCAGCCCACACTGGCCCAGAGGGAAAGGAACCAAGCCTCCTGGTCATCCTCCTGCAGGAGCACCTCCGTCACTGCGAAGCCATCCCGAGCCACTGGCCCGAGCACTGAGTGGGGCAAAGCCGAGCAGCTAACCACCTGCAGCAGCTACCCCTCCTCAGAAGATGAGGACAAGCCCACCACTGACCCTGTCTTTCAAGTGGTCTACAAGAGTCAGGCCAAGGAAAGCCCAAGGGAAGAATTCAGTGCTGAAGAGACCAAGGAAACTTTTGTGAACGctcaaactgaaaaaaatgactATGACACCCAAAAATACTTCCTGTCTCCAGCTGCTGCTCATCGACCCAAGAGTCAGAAGTGCATGGCCTATAAGTTCCGATTGGTGGTGAAAGCTAATGGGACCCAGGATACCAACAACAGCTGTCGCAAGGTGAAAATCATGCCCTGCTCCTTCCCGGTGTCCAAGGACCCTTCGGCAAAAGGCCTTGATCCCAACCTCAGCCATCAGATGACCAAACGAAAGAGGATGGTCCTCGTCAAAGAGAGGAAAGCAGCCCAGACCCTGAGTGCAATTCTCCTGGCTTTCATCATCACGTGGACTCCTTACAACATCATGGTCCTGGTTTCCACCTTCTGCGACAAGTGTGTCCCAGTCACCCTGTGGCACTTGGGCTACTGGCTGTGCTACGTCAATAGCACTGTCAACCCCATTTGCTATGCCCTCTGCAACAGAACCTTCAGGAAGACTTTTAAGATGCTGCTTCTCTGccgatggaaaaagaaaaaagtggaagaGAAATTGTACTGGCAGGGGAACAGCAAGCTCCCCTGA